A segment of the Planctomycetia bacterium genome:
CCCGCGACTCGGAACGGGGGCGGCTGCCGCAATGGCGCAAGTTGCTTTTAGGGGAGAAGGCTCCAATCTTTCGCACACCGTCGCCGAGCAGTTCGCCGTTCAAACCGCTCTCGACGGCGCTCAACGAATCGCAACTCGACGCGGTGAAATTCGTGTTATCGGCCGAGCATTTCGCGATCGTGCATGGCCCGCCCGGCACGGGGAAGACGACGACGATCGTTGAGTTCATTCGACAAACCGTCGCGCGCAAGGAGAAGGTGCTGGCCTGCGCGCCGAGCAACATGGGGGTCGATAATCTGCTCGAACGGCTCGTCGTGCGCGGAGTTCGGGCCGTACGGCTCGGGCATCCGGCGCGCGTCTCCGCGCCGCTGCGCGAGCACACGCTCGATTATCTTACGGAGAGCCATCCCGACATGGCGGTCGCCGAACGACTGTTGCGCGAAGCGGAGAAGCTTTTCCGGAGGGCCGGGAAGTATACGCGAGCGAAGCCCATGCGCGGCGAGAAGCAGGCCATCCGCGCCGAAGCGAAAGCGTTGTCGAACGAAGCCCGACGATTGGAACGGACCATCGAAGCCCATCTGCTCGACGAAGCCGAGGTCGTCTGCTGCACGCTGACCGGCGTCGACGGCGAGGTGCTCGGCGATCGCGAGTTCGAGTGGGTTGTCGTCGATGAGGCGGCGCAAGCGACCGAGCCGCAGACTTGGATCCCGCTTTCGCGTGGGAAGCGACTCGTGCTCGCCGGCGACCATCGCCAACTCCCGCCGACCGTCGTCTCGGCCGAGGCCGCGGCGCAGGGCTTTGCGGTGAGCCTGATGGAGCGGCTCATGCAAACCGAAGGAAAGGACCGCTCACGAATGCTGAGCGTGCAGTACCGGATGCACGAAGCGATCATGAATTTTTCGTCGCGGCAGTTTTACGACGGCAAGCTCACCGCAGATCCGAGCGTCGCCGGGCATCTGCTATGTGACTTGAAGGATGTAGAGTCGAACGCCGCGACGACCGTGCCGCTCGAGTTCGTGGATACGGCCGGCGCCAGCTACGATGAATCGACACAACCCGACGGCGAAAGCCGGCTCAACGAGCAAGAGGCGGCGCTGGTCGTCCGGAAAACGAAAGCATTGCTCGCCGCCGGCCTGGAGCCGCGGCAGATCGCGATCATCGCGCCGTATGCGGCGCAGGTGCGGTTGCTGCGCGATTTGCTCGACGAGCCGGGCCTCGAGATCGATTCCGTCGACGGCTTCCAGGGACGCGAGAAAGAAGCCGTGATCGTGACGCTCGTCCGCAGCAATCCGGAAGGGGAGATCGGCTTCCTCGGCGATGTGCGGCGCATGAACGTCGCACTAACCCGTGCGAAGCGGAAACTGACCGTCGTCGGCGACTCGGCCACGCTCGGCGGCCATCCCTTCTACCGCGACCTGCTCGAATACTTCGAGCAAGCCGGCGCCTATCACAGCATTTGGGAAGAGCCGCCGGAATAGTCACCCGTCTTCAAGACCTATGACTTCGACTATTTCGCCGGCGCGGCGACGGGAGCTTGTCCGCTCGGGGCAACATCCGCGCGTACCAAAGTCGATGGCTTCCGCACCTTGAGCATCACGGCAGGCGAGGCCTCGAAATCGACCTTCGCGCCTCCGGCTTTCGCAGTCAACGTTTGCGCAAACACTAGGCGATCGGTCTCCGGCACCCAATCGAAACAGGTCAGGAAGATCTGACGCTCGGTCTCGCCCGCAGGAATGAGAATGCCGTTGAGACCGATGTTGTCGACGATCACGCCGTGGGGCAAGTTCAACACGTCGAAGCCCATGCGATCGGTGAAGCCCGCGCGGTCGATCTTCAGCTTCGCCGAGATCGTCGTGCCGGGGGCGATCGTTAGTTCGGCCGGTTCGAGCTTTACCGTCAGCTTCGGCTTCTCTTCAAGCGTGACGCTCGAAAATCCGTCCATCGGCTTGACGACATCCTTTCCGGAGATCTGTGCCCGAGCGCTCCATTTCAACTTCTTCCACACATCATCGGCCACCAGCTTCGCACCAGAGGTTGCCGTCAGAACGGCCTTCGCCTGATTGTGCCCCGCCTGCACGACGACCGGCTGCGAGATCGTGTAGCCGTCCGGCAAGCCGGCGACGTCGATCGTGATATCGTCTTCGAAGTCGTCCACGCGCTCGGCGTTGAACGTGACGGTCGTACCGCTGCCGAGATGCACGTTCGGCTTAAGATTAAGAATAGCGACGGTGAAGTCGGGCCGAGGCTCGCGAATCGTGAGGCGATAGAAAAACCGTTCCCCGCCGAAGCCGCGCACATCGGACACTCGAACGAGGTACTCGCCGTCGGCAGGAGCCGTGAACGTGAGGCGCGAGTCGCCGACGAGCTTGCGAAGCGCGTCGTCGTCGTTGGCGTAGTTCAACGTGAAGGTCGGCAAACCGTTGTAGACGAGCGACGTGCCGATCGGATGCGGCTCGACGATGTAAACCGCTTCATCGAGCGCGTGCCCTGCGGCGCTTGTGTCGAAGTAGCCGCGCCGGCGCCCGGCCGATTGGTAGAACTCAAATCCGGAGTCGGGCCCGCGCGGCTTACGAAACAATTTCACGACCTCGCCCGACAGGTAGGCATATTGATTCAATTCCATTTCTTCCCAATTGAAGAAACGGCACTCGTTGGCAAGCGAGTCGACGCTACGGAACGTGACGTAACTGTCGCGCACCGCTTGCAGCAACACACGCGGAACCGGCTTACCGTCGCCCGCGAGCACTTCGATCTTCGTATCGAGCGGCGACCCGCGCCGCGCGGCTTCCGTTTCGATGATCCACGACTGCCCCTTCTTCGAGGCGAAGCGTACGAGATCGACGTCGACGACGGAACCGGCTTTCGTCGGTGCGATGCGACCGGCGACGAAGGCCGGCGTGGCGACGATTTTCGTCACAGCGGGTGCGTCGTTCGGCTCCAACTCCACGGACTCGGCATCCATCGTCGCCGCGACTTTCAACGGCTTGGAAGTGCGATACTTTTCCGCATCGATGGCGACGTTTAGCTCGCCCACGGCGGTCGGCTTCACCGTCGTTGCAGCACCTGCCGGCAAATTGAAACCGACGAGTTCCAAGGTCGACTCACGGCCCACGGCGACATTCATCGGAAACACGCCGGTAACGAGCGGAAACGTGCCGACCGAGAGGCGATAAAAATGCTGCGGCGAGCCGGTCATCGCTTGGTCGTTGACGCGAACCGTGTAAAGACCGTCTTGCGGCACCGTGTAAGCGATCAGCGGATCTTGCGTCGAGTCGAAG
Coding sequences within it:
- a CDS encoding IGHMBP2 family helicase, with amino-acid sequence MSGREAERLGNTLIEMAIEEETAGLGGRWLLTFCKRNRTLRLPWNRFSRGTPVVLTPQETDDKMLLRGIVSDRADRTITIALSSVPDDYEEVPSWRIDYASDERARERQRDALRSARDSERGRLPQWRKLLLGEKAPIFRTPSPSSSPFKPLSTALNESQLDAVKFVLSAEHFAIVHGPPGTGKTTTIVEFIRQTVARKEKVLACAPSNMGVDNLLERLVVRGVRAVRLGHPARVSAPLREHTLDYLTESHPDMAVAERLLREAEKLFRRAGKYTRAKPMRGEKQAIRAEAKALSNEARRLERTIEAHLLDEAEVVCCTLTGVDGEVLGDREFEWVVVDEAAQATEPQTWIPLSRGKRLVLAGDHRQLPPTVVSAEAAAQGFAVSLMERLMQTEGKDRSRMLSVQYRMHEAIMNFSSRQFYDGKLTADPSVAGHLLCDLKDVESNAATTVPLEFVDTAGASYDESTQPDGESRLNEQEAALVVRKTKALLAAGLEPRQIAIIAPYAAQVRLLRDLLDEPGLEIDSVDGFQGREKEAVIVTLVRSNPEGEIGFLGDVRRMNVALTRAKRKLTVVGDSATLGGHPFYRDLLEYFEQAGAYHSIWEEPPE